A region from the Citrobacter koseri ATCC BAA-895 genome encodes:
- the yidD gene encoding membrane protein insertion efficiency factor YidD yields the protein MAPPLSPGSRVLIALIRVYQRLISPLLGPHCRFTPTCSSYGIEALRRFGVIKGSWLTVKRVLKCHPLHPGGDDPVPPGPFDTREH from the coding sequence ATGGCGCCGCCACTGTCGCCTGGCTCGCGGGTCCTGATAGCCCTTATACGGGTCTATCAACGCCTGATCAGTCCGCTGCTTGGGCCGCATTGCCGTTTCACGCCAACCTGCTCAAGCTACGGAATTGAGGCATTGCGCAGGTTTGGAGTGATAAAAGGCAGTTGGTTGACGGTGAAACGCGTATTAAAATGCCACCCTTTACACCCTGGTGGTGACGATCCCGTCCCGCCCGGACCATTTGATACCAGAGAACACTAA